Proteins found in one Molothrus aeneus isolate 106 chromosome 20, BPBGC_Maene_1.0, whole genome shotgun sequence genomic segment:
- the GEMIN4 gene encoding gem-associated protein 4 isoform X2: MEPAERGAAMAPGCPGGPWAVGEETAILHGGFLLAARLLQPRPLRELRKADWPRAGVPITDALREIGERCPSPRGRWKEEAVAIVWAKILLPAPPAAAAALEWGWKEDGFFSVGAMIPDVNHTALFELVKALGVPRLFVQLLLALPPGVCRAQLESLVQYISSDTSPSDVSFFLDVWWEVLKHREGQEDATVSAFGALIHQHGGEPSLEDGLQPPKRFKGDPAAPGLPAVLLQGLKQIRGSIAQPRLRCHALANLAELLCLSSGLGPGDSPLPITEHLAKLSAMVSLWSSDTDSQYHPCGLGEKVREAERSMSLLCLTRPSREELFAGLNLLCSLLQAWGEELQDTLRTPEELSFESYRLLDALTSLGKNLDFLSETRDLGEGETHLVSELTQLTKDFLRDTSAVLEDLDTSLVSSVAMAIIAQRLDRHVDTCSVFASEKTWAFSKAWVECLVENKALFQTPELVLKLLETLVSFATSHHDKETQELQMQVTKAIMECYTELSLSDKNKVISGVLASWGGPGLSQNVQVVREGFQEDLNVTLNQITESVSDEGLARAVASVARLTLLSPEATVKQVCHLAVVNLGAHQFLAQILCSFPALSFLESHEDAGRPHSLVLRCLQEAVWGKLSTAREEEQFLQFLAFLMQPGSATPLVSPAEVTKAFVLPCLKSGCAQIELSLQILSKVLGIPSCSEEHWIKSCHPFPLLLSLCKLLDGYTKYWHQPREQLFPSLETKDLILNILCQLCELLGPETVPSPELWVQSLAWLHRKVAALDWTVGLRLKNLYGDHFKNEVPATLFEICRFPEDEWTSQSWPAYGPGSGLLAWMECCCVSPALRDTMLALLSVNVDNPEEVNLFSKGFLVALIQVLPWCSHALCAPPEGLPAPLQLQLLQLAAPRGLAAPGAALLLQPHRPAGLPAGHGASRGSALRAGGVLHLHPALLPPAARGCHAASWGLRGAPAGGGPGGAVTV; this comes from the exons ATGGAGCCGGCGGAGCGCGGGGCCGCGATGGCGCCGGGCTGTCCCGGGGGCCCGTGGGCCGTGGGCGAGGAGACGGCGATCCTGCACGGCGGCTTCCTGCTGGCCGCCCGCCTGCTGCAGCCGCGGCCGCTGCGGGAGCTCCGCAAGGCCGACTGGCCCCGCGCCGGGGTGCCCATCACGGACGCGCTGCGCGAGATCGGCGAGCGCTGCCCCTCGCCGCGGGGCCGCTGGAAGGAGGAGGCCGTGGCCATCGTGTGGGCCAAGATCCTGCTGCCCGCCCCTCCTGCCGCCGCTGCGGCGCTGGagtggggctggaaggaggacGGGTTCTTCTCGGTGGGCGCGATGATCCCCGATGTGAACCACACCGCGCTCTTCGAGCTGGTGAAGGCGCTGGGCGTGCCCCGGCTCTtcgtgcagctgctgctggcgctgccCCCCGGCGTGTGCcgggcacagctggagagctTGGTGCAGTACATCTCCAGCGACACATCCCCGTCCGACGTCAGCTTCTTCTTGGACGTGTGGTGGGAGGTGCTGaagcacagggagggacaggaggatGCCACGGTGTCGGCGTTCGGCGCTCTCATCCATCAGCACGGCGGGGAGCCCTCGCTGGAGGATGGGCTGCAGCCCCCGAAGAGGTTCAAGGGTGACCCTGCTGCCCCCGGGCTGCCGgcggtgctgctgcagggattgAAGCAGATCCGAGGCAGCATCGCCCAGCCCCGCCTGAGGTGCCACGCCCTGGCCAACCTGGCcgagctgctgtgcctgtcctCGGGGCTGGGGCCAGGGGACAGCCCCCTGCCCATCACAGAGCACCTGGCCAagctcagtgccatggtcaGCCTGTGGAGCAGTGACACTGACAGCCAGTACCACCCCTGTGGGCTGGGAGAGAaggtgagggaggcagagaggagcaTGAGCCTCCTGTGCCTGACCAGACCCTCTCGTGAGGAGCTCTTTGCTGGCTTGAACTTGCTCTGCAGCTTGTTGCAGGcctggggagaggagctgcaggacactCTGAGGACACCTGAGGAGCTGAGCTTCGAGAGCTACCGGCTGCTGGATGCTCTGACCAGCCTTGGGAAGAACCTGGATTTCCTCTCAGAGACCAGAGACCTGGGGGAGGGCGAGACACATCTGGTGTCAGAGCTGACACAGCTCACCAAGGACTTCCTCAGGGACACCAGTGCTGTCCTGGAGGATCTGGACACCAGCCTGGTGTCTTCAGTTGCCATGGCAATCATTGCACAGAGGCTGGACCGCCACGTGGACACCTGCTCTGTTTTCGCATCTGAAAAGACCTGGGCTTTCTCAAAGGCCTGGGTTGAGTGCCTGGTGGAAAACAAAGCTCTGTTCCAGACCCCTGAGCTGGTTTTGAAACTGCTGGAGACGCTGGTGAGCTTTGCCACATCCCACCATGACAAGGAGACCCAAGAGCTGCAGATGCAAGTGACCAAAGCCATCATGGAGTGTTACACTGAGCTCTCATTGAGTGACAAAAACAAAGTGATCTCAGGTGTCCTGGCGTCTTGGGGTGGCCCAGGTCTGTCCCAGAACGTGCAAGTTGTCAGGGAGGGTTTCCAGGAGGACCTGAATGTGACTTTGAACCAGATCACAGAGAGTGTGTCTGATGAAGGCCTGGCCAGGGCGGTGGCTTCTGTGGCCAGGCTGACACTCCTGTCCCCTGAGGCCACAGTGAAGCAGGTTTGTCACCTCGCTGTGGTCAACCTCGGAGCACACCAGTTCCTTGCCCAaatcctctgctccttcccagcactgagctTCCTGGAGAGCCACGAGGATGCAGGCAGGCCACACAGCCTGGTGCTGAGGTGTCTGCAGGAGGCAGTGTGGGGGAAGCTTTCCACAGCAAGGGAAGAGGAACAATTCCTTCAATTCCTGGCCTTTCTTATGCAGCCAGGCTCAGCCACCCCActggtgtcacctgcagaaGTGACCAAAGCCTTTGTCCTTCCCTGTTTGAAGTCAGGCTGTGCTCAGATTGAGCTGAGCCTGCAGATCCTCAGTAAGGTTTTGGGAATACCATCCTGCTCAGAAGAGCACTGGATCAAATCCTGCCACCCATTCCCGCTTCTCCTCAGCCTCTGCAAACTTCTGGATGGTTACACCAAGTACTGGCATCAGCCTAGGGAgcagctcttcccttccctggagaCCAAAGACCTGATTCTGAACAtcctctgccagctgtgtgAGCTGCTGGGACCAGAGACCGTCCCCTCCCCGGAGCTGTGGGTGCAGTCGCTGGCCTGGCTCCACAGGAAGGTGGCAGCCCTGGACTGGACCGTGGGGCTCCGTCTGAAGAACCTTTATGGGGACCACTTCAAGAACGAGGTCCCAGCAACACTGTTTGAGATCTGCAGGTTCCCTGAGGACGAGTGGACATCCCAGTCCTGGCCAGCCTATGGGCCGGGCAGCGGGCTGCTGGCGTGGATGGAGTGCTGCTGCGTGTCCCCAGCGCTCAGGGACACcatgctggcactgctctccgTCAACGTGGACAACCCTGAGGAGGTGAATCTCTTCAGCAAAGGCTTCCTGGTGGCCCTCATCCAGGTGCTGCCCTGGTGCAGCCACG ctctctgtgctcctcctgaggggcttccagctcctctgcagctccagctgctccagctggctgCCCCCAGAGGCCTGGCTGCACCTGGTGCAGCTCTACTGCTCCAGCCTCACCGACCTGCTGGCCTCCCTGCAGGCCACGGCGCGAGCCGCGGCTCAGCCCTGCGCGCAGGAGGTGTCCTTCACCTGCATCCAGCTCTTCTGCCACCTGCTGCACGTGGCTGCcatgctgccagctgggggctgcGAGGAGCCCCTGCTGGTGGTGGCCCTGGAGGTGCTGTCACAGTATGA
- the GEMIN4 gene encoding gem-associated protein 4 isoform X1: MEPAERGAAMAPGCPGGPWAVGEETAILHGGFLLAARLLQPRPLRELRKADWPRAGVPITDALREIGERCPSPRGRWKEEAVAIVWAKILLPAPPAAAAALEWGWKEDGFFSVGAMIPDVNHTALFELVKALGVPRLFVQLLLALPPGVCRAQLESLVQYISSDTSPSDVSFFLDVWWEVLKHREGQEDATVSAFGALIHQHGGEPSLEDGLQPPKRFKGDPAAPGLPAVLLQGLKQIRGSIAQPRLRCHALANLAELLCLSSGLGPGDSPLPITEHLAKLSAMVSLWSSDTDSQYHPCGLGEKVREAERSMSLLCLTRPSREELFAGLNLLCSLLQAWGEELQDTLRTPEELSFESYRLLDALTSLGKNLDFLSETRDLGEGETHLVSELTQLTKDFLRDTSAVLEDLDTSLVSSVAMAIIAQRLDRHVDTCSVFASEKTWAFSKAWVECLVENKALFQTPELVLKLLETLVSFATSHHDKETQELQMQVTKAIMECYTELSLSDKNKVISGVLASWGGPGLSQNVQVVREGFQEDLNVTLNQITESVSDEGLARAVASVARLTLLSPEATVKQVCHLAVVNLGAHQFLAQILCSFPALSFLESHEDAGRPHSLVLRCLQEAVWGKLSTAREEEQFLQFLAFLMQPGSATPLVSPAEVTKAFVLPCLKSGCAQIELSLQILSKVLGIPSCSEEHWIKSCHPFPLLLSLCKLLDGYTKYWHQPREQLFPSLETKDLILNILCQLCELLGPETVPSPELWVQSLAWLHRKVAALDWTVGLRLKNLYGDHFKNEVPATLFEICRFPEDEWTSQSWPAYGPGSGLLAWMECCCVSPALRDTMLALLSVNVDNPEEVNLFSKGFLVALIQVLPWCSHGEWKRLVPVVEQLLQRQVLHVPYTLEYVQHLPLLNLRPFSCHLQLSVLLLRGFQLLCSSSCSSWLPPEAWLHLVQLYCSSLTDLLASLQATARAAAQPCAQEVSFTCIQLFCHLLHVAAMLPAGGCEEPLLVVALEVLSQYEVSSKADVSPCAALRRANEGHFLQSVTDSLGHEELRCTLLQKLSKLGARSEH, encoded by the coding sequence ATGGAGCCGGCGGAGCGCGGGGCCGCGATGGCGCCGGGCTGTCCCGGGGGCCCGTGGGCCGTGGGCGAGGAGACGGCGATCCTGCACGGCGGCTTCCTGCTGGCCGCCCGCCTGCTGCAGCCGCGGCCGCTGCGGGAGCTCCGCAAGGCCGACTGGCCCCGCGCCGGGGTGCCCATCACGGACGCGCTGCGCGAGATCGGCGAGCGCTGCCCCTCGCCGCGGGGCCGCTGGAAGGAGGAGGCCGTGGCCATCGTGTGGGCCAAGATCCTGCTGCCCGCCCCTCCTGCCGCCGCTGCGGCGCTGGagtggggctggaaggaggacGGGTTCTTCTCGGTGGGCGCGATGATCCCCGATGTGAACCACACCGCGCTCTTCGAGCTGGTGAAGGCGCTGGGCGTGCCCCGGCTCTtcgtgcagctgctgctggcgctgccCCCCGGCGTGTGCcgggcacagctggagagctTGGTGCAGTACATCTCCAGCGACACATCCCCGTCCGACGTCAGCTTCTTCTTGGACGTGTGGTGGGAGGTGCTGaagcacagggagggacaggaggatGCCACGGTGTCGGCGTTCGGCGCTCTCATCCATCAGCACGGCGGGGAGCCCTCGCTGGAGGATGGGCTGCAGCCCCCGAAGAGGTTCAAGGGTGACCCTGCTGCCCCCGGGCTGCCGgcggtgctgctgcagggattgAAGCAGATCCGAGGCAGCATCGCCCAGCCCCGCCTGAGGTGCCACGCCCTGGCCAACCTGGCcgagctgctgtgcctgtcctCGGGGCTGGGGCCAGGGGACAGCCCCCTGCCCATCACAGAGCACCTGGCCAagctcagtgccatggtcaGCCTGTGGAGCAGTGACACTGACAGCCAGTACCACCCCTGTGGGCTGGGAGAGAaggtgagggaggcagagaggagcaTGAGCCTCCTGTGCCTGACCAGACCCTCTCGTGAGGAGCTCTTTGCTGGCTTGAACTTGCTCTGCAGCTTGTTGCAGGcctggggagaggagctgcaggacactCTGAGGACACCTGAGGAGCTGAGCTTCGAGAGCTACCGGCTGCTGGATGCTCTGACCAGCCTTGGGAAGAACCTGGATTTCCTCTCAGAGACCAGAGACCTGGGGGAGGGCGAGACACATCTGGTGTCAGAGCTGACACAGCTCACCAAGGACTTCCTCAGGGACACCAGTGCTGTCCTGGAGGATCTGGACACCAGCCTGGTGTCTTCAGTTGCCATGGCAATCATTGCACAGAGGCTGGACCGCCACGTGGACACCTGCTCTGTTTTCGCATCTGAAAAGACCTGGGCTTTCTCAAAGGCCTGGGTTGAGTGCCTGGTGGAAAACAAAGCTCTGTTCCAGACCCCTGAGCTGGTTTTGAAACTGCTGGAGACGCTGGTGAGCTTTGCCACATCCCACCATGACAAGGAGACCCAAGAGCTGCAGATGCAAGTGACCAAAGCCATCATGGAGTGTTACACTGAGCTCTCATTGAGTGACAAAAACAAAGTGATCTCAGGTGTCCTGGCGTCTTGGGGTGGCCCAGGTCTGTCCCAGAACGTGCAAGTTGTCAGGGAGGGTTTCCAGGAGGACCTGAATGTGACTTTGAACCAGATCACAGAGAGTGTGTCTGATGAAGGCCTGGCCAGGGCGGTGGCTTCTGTGGCCAGGCTGACACTCCTGTCCCCTGAGGCCACAGTGAAGCAGGTTTGTCACCTCGCTGTGGTCAACCTCGGAGCACACCAGTTCCTTGCCCAaatcctctgctccttcccagcactgagctTCCTGGAGAGCCACGAGGATGCAGGCAGGCCACACAGCCTGGTGCTGAGGTGTCTGCAGGAGGCAGTGTGGGGGAAGCTTTCCACAGCAAGGGAAGAGGAACAATTCCTTCAATTCCTGGCCTTTCTTATGCAGCCAGGCTCAGCCACCCCActggtgtcacctgcagaaGTGACCAAAGCCTTTGTCCTTCCCTGTTTGAAGTCAGGCTGTGCTCAGATTGAGCTGAGCCTGCAGATCCTCAGTAAGGTTTTGGGAATACCATCCTGCTCAGAAGAGCACTGGATCAAATCCTGCCACCCATTCCCGCTTCTCCTCAGCCTCTGCAAACTTCTGGATGGTTACACCAAGTACTGGCATCAGCCTAGGGAgcagctcttcccttccctggagaCCAAAGACCTGATTCTGAACAtcctctgccagctgtgtgAGCTGCTGGGACCAGAGACCGTCCCCTCCCCGGAGCTGTGGGTGCAGTCGCTGGCCTGGCTCCACAGGAAGGTGGCAGCCCTGGACTGGACCGTGGGGCTCCGTCTGAAGAACCTTTATGGGGACCACTTCAAGAACGAGGTCCCAGCAACACTGTTTGAGATCTGCAGGTTCCCTGAGGACGAGTGGACATCCCAGTCCTGGCCAGCCTATGGGCCGGGCAGCGGGCTGCTGGCGTGGATGGAGTGCTGCTGCGTGTCCCCAGCGCTCAGGGACACcatgctggcactgctctccgTCAACGTGGACAACCCTGAGGAGGTGAATCTCTTCAGCAAAGGCTTCCTGGTGGCCCTCATCCAGGTGCTGCCCTGGTGCAGCCACGGTGAGTGGAAGAGGCTGGTGCCCgtggtggagcagctgctgcagaggcaggtgCTGCACGTGCCCTACACGCTGGAGTACGTGCAGCACCTGCCCCTGCTCAACCTCCGCCCCTTCTCCTgccacctgcagctctctgtgctcctcctgaggggcttccagctcctctgcagctccagctgctccagctggctgCCCCCAGAGGCCTGGCTGCACCTGGTGCAGCTCTACTGCTCCAGCCTCACCGACCTGCTGGCCTCCCTGCAGGCCACGGCGCGAGCCGCGGCTCAGCCCTGCGCGCAGGAGGTGTCCTTCACCTGCATCCAGCTCTTCTGCCACCTGCTGCACGTGGCTGCcatgctgccagctgggggctgcGAGGAGCCCCTGCTGGTGGTGGCCCTGGAGGTGCTGTCACAGTATGAGGTGTCCAGCAAGGCTGACGTGTCGCCGTGTGCCGCGCTGCGCAGAGCCAACGAGGGGCACTTCCTGCAGTCCGTCACCGACAGCCTGGGGCACGAGGAGCTGCGCTGCACCCTCCTGCAGAAGCTCAGCAAGCTGGGAGCACGCTCAGAGCACTGA